From the genome of Ziziphus jujuba cultivar Dongzao chromosome 4, ASM3175591v1:
TGTCACCATTATCGTAATATAAGCTATTTAAACTGAAAATGGAATCCTTAAAAGGCTCGCAATTGAAAATACAGGCTCATAATCACTTGTTTAAAAACCACTTTCTAAAAATGAATGTCAAACTCTTATAGCTAGTCGTAAGAATGATTGGGGAAATCTGGAAAATCCCATTGAATTGAAGCCCTCTAAAGCAACAAGAGCCTGTAGAAAGAGCAGAAAGAGACACAAGCACAGAAGCTACTCTTGGATCCTCAAAGCTTCTTTCAAAGCAGAGCGCTGCTCCCTTCCACGAAATGCTAGCTTTGACTGATTTTGGTCTCGTGAATTTCCCATTTTGACGGTGATTTACATTGCTTTTCGAGAAGATGGGTGAGTTGAACTGATATGGATATCTTTCGTGTATATGTTGGTAAGGGCAAAAAGTAACAGCACAAACACGACTTGAGCACTCATGATTCCGAAATGGCTGATGCTGTTACCAATTTCCATCCAACTTCCTTTATTTCGTACCTGGTAAGCAATCAGAATTATTAAGTACAGTCAAAAGGGCATAACtttgaaaaaatttcctccctttttttttttttttaaccaaattaaagtggtatacatatatgtatttctcATGAATATGTCCCATGAAGGAGATAAGAAACCaggagaaaatttcattttaatcaTACCAGAAAGAAAAAGTGAATAGTCATCACATCCGATAATGCTATAACGAGAAAATAGCATCCCAACCGTGGAAGACGGTTTAACTTTGTTATTGCACTGAATGCACATCTGCATTTCAGACCAGAGCAAAAACATAAGCATCGATTGTCATACATAGACGAGTCATGTATATTGAACATGGATCAAAACTTTTTCTTCCAATATAAGAATAGTATGTGTTGACTAAGCATGTTTCCAGGTATCAAATATAAAGTTGCACCTTTACTTACATGACAAGCATAAACGGAATGAACAGTTTGAATATAAGTAAGGCTGCCATCAGAAATGGCTGCAGAATAAATGGATGATTGCAGATCAGTAACAGTTTAGGGAAGAACGCAGGAAAAGCATTGGAAAATTCAACCTTTACTTACGCTGAAGACAGTAATGAACCGATAGACAGAAGATATCTCAAAACTTGCAATACTTGCAAAATTCCCCGTCCCAAAGAAGGCAACATTAAACAAAACCATCTAAAATGATAAAAGCAATTAGAGAAATAAATATCAATGTCAAGATCATTGGAATTATCAATAAGACTTGAAACAATCTATGGAAGCTGGTGCTTCGATTAAAATCTTTAGTTCTTCGGTATCTAAAACAATCCTAAGAAAAAGACCCACAGTGATGAAGAAGAAGGTAGAAAGTATAAGGAgacaagaaacaaaaaacaaaaaaagagagagagagtagaacTTACAAAGGTTAATGGAATCCTCACATCTGATAGCTGCAAGTATCTATTACCAAATTCAAGTCCGACATCATCCTTGACATTTTGCAAGGAAGCTGGTGACCTTTTCACTTTACTTGCAtaaagaagtgtgttttcaaatAGTATCCATGCCATAAGTACAAGAGCAAGAGCACCATAAAATATAGCTTCATATCTGTATAGATTTtgagaaaaagttaaaaatcaaaAGACTTTTATCCCACATTCTGCATCTTCAAAAAACTATAATGAAGACAACAATGACAACGGCATATAAAAGACAAATACCCAATGGATAACAGAAGGAATGTGGGTGCAAAACCAAGAAATATAGAAGTAAGCCTGGACAAGAGACCATTTGCCGAAAACAACGGGAGAATCATTGAGAAACCTACAAAAACACAAAGTGACAGGTATTTCTAAACAAGTTGCATTTCTAAACGATTCAGACAAACTAAACCTTGCAATGAGTAACATGGTATATTTTGAATAACAGCaaagttaaaagaataaaaaaaattatatatatatatatataaaataaaaaaataaaaaaataaaaaaagaagaagaagaataagaaagagcCAAAAGTATACCAGCAATGAACCAATTGATGAATTGGTGCAATGCAAGAAGTTCTCGTTTCTGTATTCGATGAGATGTTGATAACGAGACCATCACAGAAGATAATCCAACCAAAAGAGCCTGAATTGCAGAAGAGTTCCCTTTGATACATTAGCAAGTTAAATAGTTAAGCTTTACATGCAAATAGAGGACAGAAATTTTTTTCACCTGTAATTGAAAGAGCATGGGAAAGCTTGTTGTCTTCATTTCATGATTACATATACTTAGCCAGTACTTGTTCCCTTCAGCATGCAGATCAAGCCACCTTGCAGCCATTCCTATCATGATAATCATCACGCCACTCCCAATtctgaaaacaaaatttaagaaatataaACCATCCTCATGGCCAACACAGACATAATAAGTGGATACTGAAGTCAAGAGTTTAAATTTCACTAACTAATTATGGACCTCTTGGGTTTCAAGCAATCAAATTtcattaactaataaaaaagtgACTTACACTAGATGATTATTTTCAGGAATTTCTGCTGGCATCAAAGTAAATACAGATAAGAACCAGCatgccaaacaagcaaagagtGGTATCCCAGATCTCCATGGAAGTGATTTAAATAGAGTAAGAGAAGCTATGACTCCCACAATCAGGAAACACCAAGTGTAGAGCTGCCTCTCCGTGAAGCTATTAACCTACAGCAGTTATAAGGTAACGTGATTCAAAATTCTATTTTAGCACTTTACAATTGACCTAAGGTAGGAAGATCCATGGTAAGTTAGATTTCAGTACCAGAAATTCAAGAATGAATACTGACACAGCACAAGTGCCTAGAATCTTAATGATATAATAGAATCTTCTTCCATGTAACTGGTTCCATAATGCTCTTATAAACTGATATTCACTAAATATTTGTGTCCACAGAAATACTGTCACTGTTGTGTATGCATGGTAGAGAGGAGGAGAACGCTCAATAAACAGCAGAATACTAATTACTCCCATGAACAGGCAGCCACACAGTTGAACCTGacatatataaagttttttttttttttttttaaagaaattatacaCAAAGGAGAAggttagaaaaaaaaactccCTTAATATGAGGGATGTGAAACATGTAATCTATAAATCAAGAATGCAGCTTACAAGAGGTCAAGCTTACATAGACATTACTTTTGTTGTATCATTTGTCTGGTGAACTGTTTGCTCCTTTCTAAATGGATATCCTGACAGTGAAGTATAAGATTGTAGCACATGAAGAACAAGATAGATCATCCAACCAATATATCCAAGACTAATTACAGTCATGAGCATCAACCAATCGTAAGTTTGAAAATAGTTAAGTCCTTGCAGTGCCAAGCCTCGGAGTTCTTCAGATAGCTTCATAGCAGCTTCATGGTTTTTAGCAGATATTTGGTACTCGATTTCATTCAACATAGTGGAATAATGGGCCAGTGGTTTGAAAGGCTTGAAATTTAATGAATTTGACTGTTTCATTTCTTAAGTTTTGTCAAGAAATCAAATACACAATAGAAACCTGTTAAATTCTTCTCTGTCATTTCACAAATCTCCAACAACAAAGACGAAGGCATTGaaacatttttaatataaaaaatggaaaaagcaattttttaatgagaaaataactagaagaaaataataaccaGACAAAGAGATTCAAATCAATAAATGTATCACTCAATGTTGAATGTtacaaaaattgaaacaaaatgcCTTgtgatgcttttattttttaaggggcgaaaaaaaaaaaaaaaaaaaaaaaagagaagaagaagaagaagcaggttacatttataaaatatgtgtGTAAAACATACTAATTCCAAACACAATAGagttgataataatttttgtgagcagaaaacttaaaaaactttatttccttggaaaaaaaatcaaatagacATAGTTAAAGGCTTTAAGGAAACAATGCTCTTTTACACTGAATCACTGAGAAAAGTAAGAATTAATACAACCCAGAGGATACGTGACTTGTAAAGAAACTGAGATAGTACTTGCTTGGAATTGGCTAGCACAGCTTCAACTTCTGCCTCCTGGAcgtcaaataaaaacaaatctcAGTTTCCTGCCTTATATCCAAGTTGGACCAATTAGAATCATCAAACAGAAATTtctagagaaaaaaataaaattcttcctagaattataacaaaattaaccTTTATGCATTTACAGGATCAACTGCATTCATATATACCTCAGACATGTTGACATAATCAAGAGGTAAACTTCCTACTGAATTTACAGGGCATGGCAAACCAAGAAGAGTTGACTGCCAGAAAAGTCAATAAACTTGTGAGAGAGATAAACCATGATGGTacttcaaaatgaaaaagattatTTCAGGAAAACAAAATGCTCAACCATGAGTGGAGCAATATCAGCTTGATTAACATCAACCCGTTCTATGCCATGAAGGCCCCATTCTGTAGGTGTTGGTGTGTCATGCATATGCTCATCAATAAATCGAAAACCACAGTCGGTGAGGTTGCTGCGAGATATTGGCCTGGGATATTTAACTCCTGCTCCCCAAGCAACAAGGGGAGTATCGGTGTTTGAGGGATGTCCATCGCCATGGCTTCCTATCATTCAAACCACAGAGTTATAGGACAAACAATATGTGTAAAtgccaaaagtttaaaaatgtttgagagaaaagagaaactgaatgttataaaatataaacagaAAAGACAACTTCTTAACAAACAGACACTAACATATCAGGCTGTTATATGAAATCATGTTAACATATCCAAATTCAAGGCCAAGGaacattttttgaaattgtttaccACCCATCACTTATAGTACGTAGCTGGTCGGTTTGGAAAACATGAGGAAGACCCTAACCAGCTCTTTCAAAGCTCCACTTTCCATCTTAGATTCATATACAATACATAAGGCaaataagataaatatataaactgtGTATCCCTATATGGAAGTAGAGCAGTATACAGTAGTCCTCACCTTTGTCGCTCATTCCATGGTCAGCCGTAAAAATATATGCTGTACGGTTGTCCTTGAAATAATCTTCAACAAGATTATAAACCCTTGCAGCTATATTGTCTACAACTTTAACATTATTGAGATAAATGGACGAATATGGCTTATGTGCATGACCATTTGAGTCACATCCAAGTAGGTGCAAAAATACGACAAGATTATCCTGTAGAAGTAACTCCTTCAACTTTGGATCTTGGTTTGACCTATTAAGAAGGCTCTGAAATTGATCAAAAGACCACTCATCCAGAAACGAGGCATCTGCATGAACACTCGAAGATTTGCAACATAAAACTTTCATGACAAAATAAGATCCTACAATTGTTTCAGACCGCTAAATTTCGAGGAAGAAATCTGTAAACCTCGTAAGAAACTCAATTGACAATGCAATTTTAAGATGCCAGGCGATAAACTTTTCGTAATGAAAAATAACATGTACAAAGACTGTAACCAAACCGGTAGCAAAGTCTTCAAACTCATGAGGGTAGCTATTCCACGT
Proteins encoded in this window:
- the LOC107415428 gene encoding GPI ethanolamine phosphate transferase 1: KEIGFRLSSLIQQRVLIKLEAEDISKEIEPSQGAKPNSDFSQPLPKNKAETNIRINKRTKKNMGRGDGILGIRDAAEGGSRATVTRRKKWLKRRERWLVVLGVVLHAVYMLSIFDIYFKTPIVHGMDPVTPRFQAPAKRLILLVADGLRADKFYEPDSEGNFRAPFLRSVIKEKGRWGVSHARPPTESRPGHVAIIAGFYEDPSAVTKGWKANPVEFDSVFNRSRHTFAFGSPDIVPIFCRALPHSTWNSYPHEFEDFATDASFLDEWSFDQFQSLLNRSNQDPKLKELLLQDNLVVFLHLLGCDSNGHAHKPYSSIYLNNVKVVDNIAARVYNLVEDYFKDNRTAYIFTADHGMSDKGSHGDGHPSNTDTPLVAWGAGVKYPRPISRSNLTDCGFRFIDEHMHDTPTPTEWGLHGIERVDVNQADIAPLMSTLLGLPCPVNSVGSLPLDYVNMSEEAEVEAVLANSKQVLSQFLYKSQMKQSNSLNFKPFKPLAHYSTMLNEIEYQISAKNHEAAMKLSEELRGLALQGLNYFQTYDWLMLMTVISLGYIGWMIYLVLHVLQSYTSLSGYPFRKEQTVHQTNDTTKVQLCGCLFMGVISILLFIERSPPLYHAYTTVTVFLWTQIFSEYQFIRALWNQLHGRRFYYIIKILGTCAVSVFILEFLVNSFTERQLYTWCFLIVGVIASLTLFKSLPWRSGIPLFACLACWFLSVFTLMPAEIPENNHLVIGSGVMIIMIGMAARWLDLHAEGNKYWLSICNHEMKTTSFPMLFQLQALLVGLSSVMVSLSTSHRIQKRELLALHQFINWFIAGFSMILPLFSANGLLSRLTSIFLGFAPTFLLLSIGYEAIFYGALALVLMAWILFENTLLYASKVKRSPASLQNVKDDVGLEFGNRYLQLSDVRIPLTFMVLFNVAFFGTGNFASIASFEISSVYRFITVFSPFLMAALLIFKLFIPFMLVICAFSAITKLNRLPRLGCYFLVIALSDVMTIHFFFLVRNKGSWMEIGNSISHFGIMSAQVVFVLLLFALTNIYTKDIHISSTHPSSRKAM